A window of the Coprobacter fastidiosus genome harbors these coding sequences:
- a CDS encoding RNA polymerase sigma factor: MQQYNEDTIVEQLQDPLKCREAFAQVVAHYSEPLYWQIRKMVFSHDDADDLLQNTFLKAWNSIAYFRAEARLSTWLYRIAVNETITFLNKQRQQNHVPLEGEDLFLLDKLEADEWFDGNRLQKRLQEAILKLPEKQRLVFNMRYFDDMKYEEMSHILGTSVGALKASYHHAVRKIEEYLTSDD; this comes from the coding sequence ATGCAACAATACAATGAAGACACTATCGTAGAGCAATTGCAAGATCCTCTTAAATGCAGAGAGGCGTTTGCGCAGGTTGTCGCTCATTATAGCGAGCCGTTATATTGGCAGATACGTAAAATGGTATTTTCTCATGACGATGCTGACGACCTGTTACAAAATACCTTTCTTAAAGCATGGAACAGTATTGCTTATTTTCGAGCCGAAGCCCGTTTATCTACTTGGTTGTATCGCATTGCAGTCAATGAGACGATTACATTTTTAAATAAGCAACGTCAACAGAATCATGTCCCGTTAGAAGGAGAAGACTTGTTCTTGCTTGATAAACTGGAGGCGGATGAATGGTTTGACGGGAATAGATTACAAAAACGTTTGCAGGAAGCCATATTGAAACTTCCCGAAAAACAACGTCTTGTTTTTAATATGCGTTATTTTGACGATATGAAATACGAAGAGATGTCTCACATTTTGGGGACATCGGTAGGAGCATTGAAAGCTTCGTATCATCATGCGGTTCGTAAAATCGAAGAATATTTAACATCAGATGATTAA